A window of Streptomyces sp. NBC_01142 genomic DNA:
GACACCCGCTCCGGCAAGGGCAACAGCAAGTACGGCCGGGACAAGCCCGGCAGTCAGCGGTCCGACACCACGATCCTGCTGCATATCGCCGCCGACCGGCAGAGCGCGACGGCGATGTCCATCCCGCGCGACCTGATGGTCACCGTCCCGAGCTGCGGCACGTCCGACGGCACCCGCACCCGGGAACAGTTCGCGCAGTTCAACTCGGCCTATGAGCTCGGCGGCACCGCCTGCACGGTCCGTACCGTCGAGCGGTTCACCAGCATCCGTATCGACCACCACATGGTGATGGACTTCAGCGGCTTCAAGGACATGGTCAACGCGGTGGACGGGGTCGAGGTCTGCCTGAAGGAGCCGATCAATGACAAGGCCGCGCATCTGAACCTCGCCGCGGGCAAGCAGACGCTCGGCGGCGAGGAGGCTCTCGGTTACGTACGGGCCCGCAAGTCACTCGGCAACGGCAGCGACACCGACCGCATGGACCGGCAGCAGCAATTCCTCGGCGCGCTGGTGAAGAAGGTGCAGAGCAACGGCGTACTGCTCAATCCGGCCCGGCTCTTTCCGGTACTGGACGCGGCGACCAAGTCGATCACCACGGACCCGGGGCTGAACTCGCTGAAGGATCTGTACGAGCTGACCCGCGCGGTCCGTAACGTACCAACTGAAAAGGTTCAATTCCTGACGGTTCCGCGCCAGCCATACCGCGTCGATGCGAACCGGGACGAACTCATCGAGCCGGAGGCGAGCCTGCTCTTCAAGGCTCTGCGAGAGGATGCGCCCCTCGCGATCGTCCCGGCGGACGAGAAGGAAGACGAGAAGGAAGTGGGCGGGAGCGCGGCCCCGGAGCCGTCGACGAATCCGGGCTCGAGGGACGGGAAGCCGGACGACTCCGGCCCCGCGAGCCCGACTCCGACGCCGACGTTCTCCGGCACGAATGCCGCTGAAGGCATGTGCGAGTAAAGCAATGGCCAAGCCGGAGTCGGCAGTCCAAGAAGATTGGGCGGATTGCCCGGTGTAAGGGCCGTGGAATTTGTCACGGACGTCGCTCGACGCTGAACAGGGCAGATAGTGTGACGCGATCCGTGCGTACGAACCATGGGTCACGCACTGCTGTACCGATAGACCGAGCGCCCTTCGGGGGGAGGCGCCTCGCGTGGCACCGACGGAGGACTCAAGAAACCGTGGATGCGCAAAGCCGTGGGCGGGCGGACGAGATCGACCCCGCCGACCAGTGGGTACTCAACCCGCAGACCGGCAATTACGAACTGCGACTGGAACAATCCGCACCGCAGTCATCCTCCTCGAGAGCCACCCCCTCCAGGTCCACCACGCGCCGGAGCAAGAACGCCCCCGGGAGCCAGGCCCCGGGTGGCAAGGAGCCGGCCCGCGGCCGCGAAGTCCCGAGCCAGCGTTCGCGCCGCTCGGACAACGCCTCGGGCGGTGCGTCGGGCAGCGGCCCGGGGGGTACGACGCCCCCCACGGCAGGCCGCCGCAAGCGCAAGCCGGCCAAGTCGGGCAAGAAGAAAGCGCTCATGTGGACGGGCGGCGTGATGTCCTTCATCCTCGTCGCCGGTGCCGTCGCCGTGTACGCGATCTATCAGCACTTCGACTCGAACCTGAACACGGTCGACGTCGGGGGCGCGGGCAGCGGTGGCTTCAAGAAGGACCAGGCGGTGAACATCCTGGTCATCGGTACGGACAAGCGCAGCGGCGCGGGCAACGAGGGCTACGGCGACTCCGGCAGCGCCGGCCATGCCGACACCACGTTCCTCTTCCATGTCTCCAAGGACCGGACGAACGCGACCGCGGTGTCCATCCCGCGCGACCTGATCACCGACATCCCGGACTGCGAGACCAAGACCGAGGACGGCACAAAGGTCATCGGCGGCACGCAGAGGACCCGGTTCAACGAGAGCCTCGGCCAGGAGGGCCGCGACCCCGGCTGCACCATGCGTACGGTCAAGCAGCTGACCGGCGTGACCGTCGACCACTTCATGATGGCCGACTTCAACGCGGTCAAGACGATGACCTCCGCGGTCGGCGGGGTCGAGGTGTGCCTCGCCAAGGACATCAACGACAAGGACTCCAAGCTCAACCTTCCGGCGGGCAAGCACAATCTCGAGGGCGAGGATGCGCTGGCGTTCGTCCGGACCCGTCACTCGGTGGGCTTCGGCGGCGACCTGAGCCGGATCGAGATCCAGCAGCAGTTCCTCAGCTCTCTGATCCGCAAGATGAAGTCCAGCGACACCCTCTCCGACCCGGGGAAGATGTGGGACCTCGCGGAGGCCGCCACCAAGGCGCTCACAGTCGACAGCGGCATAGGCAAGATCTCCAGGCTGCGTGATCTCGGCATGGAGCTGGCCAAGGTGAACCCGAAGAACATCACCTTCACCACGGTTCCGGTGGTCGACAACACCGACAAGGCGACCGTGCTGCTCAACGAGGCCAAGGCCAAGCCGCTGTTCGCGATGATTCAGAACGACACCTCGCTCACCGAGGTGAAGCAGAAGGAACAGGACGCGAAGAACGCGCAGGCCGCGCTGCTGAAGGGGCCACGCGCCGATGCCTCGGCCGTACGCGTGGACGTGTACAACGGCAGCGACACCCGGGGCGCCGCGCAGTCCACCATCAGCTGGCTGCAGAACGAGATGGGCGTCTTCAAGTCCAGCAACAAGAGCAACGCCCCGCAGCAGATCGCCAAGACCACACTGGAGTACGCGCCGAACCAGGCCGATCAGGCCCGCAAACTCGCGGACATGATGGGTCTGCCGGCCGCGGCTCTCAAGCGGGGCACCAAGGACGCCGAGGGACTTCAGGCGATGACGCTGACCCTCGGTGCCGACTTCGAGGACGCGGGGGTGCCCATCACCGGTCCGGCGAAGGCGCCGGAGGGTGTCCAGAAGGTCGGAGCCGACAAACAGGTGTGCGCCAAGTGACGTGGAGACACGCGGCCGGGCGCGCCTGAATCGACAGGGGGGGACCTGGCGTGGGACAGAGCAGCGTGCGTGGGGAGGGGACGCGGTCACGCGTACCGCATGCCCGTGAACTCGGCGTGGACGACAGTCCGTCCGAGCCGGACACGGACGGGGCTGCGGCAGAGGCCGAAGCTCCTGGTGGAGGCCACCGGCGTGGCGGGCCACGGCGAAGCACCCAGCAGGGCAGAGGCGGCAAACGGCGCATATTGCGCTGGGTCGCCTCCGTGCTGTCCCTGCTGATACTGGGGACGGCCGGCGCCGGCTACCTCTATATCCAGCACCTCAACAACAACATCCGCAGCGGTGGACGCAGCGGCGGCGAAAGCGGAGTGAAGAAGCCCGAGCCCAACGCGGCCGGGAACACCCCGCTCAACATCCTTCTCATCGGCTCCGACAGCCGGAACTCCGAGGCGAACGTGGACCTCGGCGGCAGCCGGGACTCCGTGGGCACCAAGCCACGGGCCGATGTTCAGATGCTGGTGCACATCTCCGCCGACCGCAAGAACGCCTCGGTGATCAGCATTCCGCGCGACACCCGGGTCGACATCCCGGAGTGCAAGGACTCGGAGACCGGCGAGACGTTCCGCGCCGGCAACGCCATCATCAACGAGACCCTGACGCGCGGCGGCCCCGGCTGCACCCTCACCACCTGGGAGAAGCTGACCGGCATCTACATCGACCACTGGATGATGGTCGACTTCGCCGGTGTGGTGAGCATGGCCGACGCGGTCGGCGGTGTCCCGGTGTGTGTGGAGCACAACGTCCACGACCGGCCGACCAGGTTGGTCAAGGGCGGTTCGGGTCTGCGGCTCGAGGCCGGCGAGACCAATATCAAGGGCAAGCAGGCGCTCCAGTGGCTGCGCACCCGGCACGCCTTCTTCAACGACCAGGGCCGGGCCAAGGCTCAGCACATGTACATGAACTCGATGCTCCGGGAACTCAAGGCGCAGAACGCCTTCACCGACACCGGCCGGATCATGGACCTGGCCGAGACCGGCACCAAGGCGCTCCAGGTCTCCGACGGGCTCGACTCGGTCAAGAAGCTCTTCGATCTGGCCATGGAGCTCAAGAGCGTGCCCACCAACCGCATCACCATGACGACGCTGCCCACGGTCGAGTACTCCAGGAACAAGGACCAGTTGGTGGCCGTCGACAAGGACGCCGACAGACTGTGGCAGATGCTCCGCAAGGACATCGCGTTCGACGCCAACGGCAAGCCGGGGGACGCCGCCGAGAAGCCCGCCCCGAAGAAGACCGGTCCGCCGGCCGCCGCGCCGGGCACCCTCACGGTCAGCGTCGTCAACGGCACGGCGGGCGACGGCCAGATCTCCGCCCAGGGCCGGGCCGGGGCTGTCGCCGACACCCTGCGCGGCAAGGGCTTCACCCTGGCCGAGGCTGCGCGGACCGCCAACCCGCTCAAGGAGACCGTGCTCTCCTACCCCAGGGACAGCGGGGCGCAGGGCACGTCGGACGCGCTCTCCGTGGCCAAGGCGCTCGGCCTGCCGGACAGCTCGCTCCGGGCCTCCGGTGAGGTCGAAAAGATGACGCTCACCGTCGGTGCCGACTGGCGCGAGGGCACCACCTATCCGAAGAAGGAAGCACCCAAGGCGGGCGACCTGCCCGACAACGCCGACGTCATCAACGGCTCGGACGATGAAGCCTGCATGCCCGTGTACGAGCCGTACCGCTGGTAGTGCCCGGCTTCCCCCCGCCCGACAGGGTGTGGTGACGGCTCGAAACCGTCCGACGGGGCTCCGCACCGCGACCGAGCGGTACGGAGCCCCTTCCCGTCGGTTCGTCAGACCTCCTCGGACGAGGGTCAGACAGTCGCCTTCACGGCCGGGCGGCGGCTCGCGATGACCTTGTTCGCCAGCGAGCGGGGGCTGGTGAGGAATCCGTACCCCCACGACATGTGCATCGTGGCCAGCGCGACGGGGATCTGCAGCCGCGCCTTGAGCGACAGGCCCTTGCCCGCGGGAACGGATCCGGCGGTGATCGCGGCCAGATAGCCGGCCGGGACGACAAAGCCCCACGGGGTGAGCGTCGCGCCCACCACGATGCCCGCCGCGATCGCGCAGACCGCGGTCGGCGGGGCGAGGTAGCGCAGGTTGATGGAGCCCTGGTGGTAGCGGGCGACGACATGGCGCCAGCGCCCGTAGTCCTTGTACTGCTTGGCGAGTGCGCGTACGGAAGGCCGCGGCCGGTACTGGACCTTGAGCTCCGGCGAGAACCAGATCAGGCCACCCGCCTCGCGGATACGGAAGTTCAGCTCCCAGTCCTGGGCGCGGATGAACTCCTCGTTGTAGCCGCCCTGCTGCTCCAGCGCCTCGCGCCGGAAGACACCCAGATACACGGTTTCCGCCGGGGCCGCGTCACCACCGGTGTGGAAGGCCGCGTTGCCGACACCGACCTTCGAGGTCATCGCGGCGGCGACCGCGTCCTCCCAGGCGTTCTCGCCCTCGGCGTGCATGATGCCGCCGACGTTCTGCGCGCCCGTCTCCTCGAGCAGCCGGACCGCGGTGGCGATGTAGTTGGCCGACAGCATGCCGTGGCCGTCGACGCGCACAACGATCGGGTGACGCGATGCCTTGATGGCGGCGTTCAGCGCGGCCGGGGTACGGCCCGTCGGGTTCGGGACGGTGTGGACGCGCGAGTCCTCCCGTACGAGCTCGGCGGCGATCTCGTCGGTGCGGTCCGTGGACGGCCCGAGCGCGATCACCACCTCCATCTCGCCGTCGTACTCCTGCTCCAGGATGTGACGGACGGAGTTGCGCAGGTGCCGCTCCTCATTGAGGACCGGCATGATCACGGAGACAGCGGGCGTGGCGTTCATCGGGCGCCACGTTACCGCGAACGGGGGATACGGACGCGCGGCGGCCGGTCACTGCACGGTGTCGCAGATCGTATGGGCCTACTGTGCTCACGATCCCCCCTCACCCGCGGAGGTGTCCTCCCGTGCCCACGCCGCCCCGCTCCCGCCACCCCCGCCCCGCCACCTCCGCCGCCACCTCCTCCGCCGCCGCCCGGCGCAGGACCCGACGGCCTCCGGTCCGGCGGCCCCGGTGGGGAATGCGGATGGTGACGACGCTCTCCTGCCTGGTGCTGGCGGCAGGCGGTATCGGGCACGCGGTGGTGACCAGCCTGGACACCAAGATCGGCCGGGTCGACCCGTTCAAGGACATGAAGAACCGGCCCGAGGCGGGCCACGGCATGAATCTGCTGGTCGTCGGCACGGACAGCCGCGAAAAGATCACGTCGGCGGAGCGGCAGAAGTACCGCCTCGGCGGTGCGCCGTGCCGCTGCACGGACACGATCATGATCGTGCACATCTCGGAGGACCTGGAGCGCGCCAGCGTGGTGAGCCTGCCGCGGGACAGCTACGCCGAGATCCCCGCGCACACCGACGCCACCACCGGCCGGCACCACGGACCCCACCCGATGAAGATCAATGCGGCATACGCGGAGGGCGGGCCGGGCCTGACGGTCCGCACCGTCGAGCACATGACCAAGGTGAAGATCGACCACTATCTGGAGATCGACTTCACCAGCTTCATGAAGACGGTGGACGCGCTGGGCGGGGTGGAGATCTGCACGGCCCGGACGATGAAGGACACCCACACCGGCCTGGACCTGCCCGCCGGCACGCACCGGCTGGACGGCGGGCAGGCGCTGCAGTATGTGCGCTCGCGCCATATCGACGGAGCGGCCGACCTCGGCCGGATGCAGCGCCAGCAGCGGTTCCTGGCGGGGCTCATCCAGCAGGCGGCCGGCAGCGGCGTCCTGCTCAACCCGGTGAAGCTCCGGCAGGTCACCTCGACGATGCTGAACTCCGTACGGGCCGACGAGGGCTTCGGCACCGAGCAGATGCTCGCCCTCGGCAAGGCGATGCAGGACTTCACCCCCGCCTCGTCGGAGTTCACCTCGGTGCCGGTCGGCGACCTCAGCTATCCGGTGAAGGGCGTCGGCTCCACGGTGAAGTGGGACACGGTCAAGTCGCAGAAGCTCTTCCAGATGCTGCGTGAGGACAAACCGCTGGCCCTGCACCG
This region includes:
- a CDS encoding LCP family protein, which codes for MDAHVTDSAGTPAEPASPADDEPQAKTSGPGPDETAASERAGSTDADDRAEGGAGEGNGDAPRAGAAVPQPKRHVLRWAALGTSVVVLAAAGAGWWFYRKLDSNITTDITAAAELETYEKERPVPVVTDAQNILLLGSDTRSGKGNSKYGRDKPGSQRSDTTILLHIAADRQSATAMSIPRDLMVTVPSCGTSDGTRTREQFAQFNSAYELGGTACTVRTVERFTSIRIDHHMVMDFSGFKDMVNAVDGVEVCLKEPINDKAAHLNLAAGKQTLGGEEALGYVRARKSLGNGSDTDRMDRQQQFLGALVKKVQSNGVLLNPARLFPVLDAATKSITTDPGLNSLKDLYELTRAVRNVPTEKVQFLTVPRQPYRVDANRDELIEPEASLLFKALREDAPLAIVPADEKEDEKEVGGSAAPEPSTNPGSRDGKPDDSGPASPTPTPTFSGTNAAEGMCE
- a CDS encoding LCP family protein, with the protein product MDAQSRGRADEIDPADQWVLNPQTGNYELRLEQSAPQSSSSRATPSRSTTRRSKNAPGSQAPGGKEPARGREVPSQRSRRSDNASGGASGSGPGGTTPPTAGRRKRKPAKSGKKKALMWTGGVMSFILVAGAVAVYAIYQHFDSNLNTVDVGGAGSGGFKKDQAVNILVIGTDKRSGAGNEGYGDSGSAGHADTTFLFHVSKDRTNATAVSIPRDLITDIPDCETKTEDGTKVIGGTQRTRFNESLGQEGRDPGCTMRTVKQLTGVTVDHFMMADFNAVKTMTSAVGGVEVCLAKDINDKDSKLNLPAGKHNLEGEDALAFVRTRHSVGFGGDLSRIEIQQQFLSSLIRKMKSSDTLSDPGKMWDLAEAATKALTVDSGIGKISRLRDLGMELAKVNPKNITFTTVPVVDNTDKATVLLNEAKAKPLFAMIQNDTSLTEVKQKEQDAKNAQAALLKGPRADASAVRVDVYNGSDTRGAAQSTISWLQNEMGVFKSSNKSNAPQQIAKTTLEYAPNQADQARKLADMMGLPAAALKRGTKDAEGLQAMTLTLGADFEDAGVPITGPAKAPEGVQKVGADKQVCAK
- a CDS encoding LCP family protein produces the protein MLRWVASVLSLLILGTAGAGYLYIQHLNNNIRSGGRSGGESGVKKPEPNAAGNTPLNILLIGSDSRNSEANVDLGGSRDSVGTKPRADVQMLVHISADRKNASVISIPRDTRVDIPECKDSETGETFRAGNAIINETLTRGGPGCTLTTWEKLTGIYIDHWMMVDFAGVVSMADAVGGVPVCVEHNVHDRPTRLVKGGSGLRLEAGETNIKGKQALQWLRTRHAFFNDQGRAKAQHMYMNSMLRELKAQNAFTDTGRIMDLAETGTKALQVSDGLDSVKKLFDLAMELKSVPTNRITMTTLPTVEYSRNKDQLVAVDKDADRLWQMLRKDIAFDANGKPGDAAEKPAPKKTGPPAAAPGTLTVSVVNGTAGDGQISAQGRAGAVADTLRGKGFTLAEAARTANPLKETVLSYPRDSGAQGTSDALSVAKALGLPDSSLRASGEVEKMTLTVGADWREGTTYPKKEAPKAGDLPDNADVINGSDDEACMPVYEPYRW
- a CDS encoding LCP family protein, whose product is MRMVTTLSCLVLAAGGIGHAVVTSLDTKIGRVDPFKDMKNRPEAGHGMNLLVVGTDSREKITSAERQKYRLGGAPCRCTDTIMIVHISEDLERASVVSLPRDSYAEIPAHTDATTGRHHGPHPMKINAAYAEGGPGLTVRTVEHMTKVKIDHYLEIDFTSFMKTVDALGGVEICTARTMKDTHTGLDLPAGTHRLDGGQALQYVRSRHIDGAADLGRMQRQQRFLAGLIQQAAGSGVLLNPVKLRQVTSTMLNSVRADEGFGTEQMLALGKAMQDFTPASSEFTSVPVGDLSYPVKGVGSTVKWDTVKSQKLFQMLREDKPLALHRPDRPQRPHASLVEVSPQQIRVQVYNGTHTDGLGRSVDTALRATGFNTTRAPLTGDSREVRRTYVTYDPRWDRSAKSLAAALPGCELRVAKGQGSTLRVTAGADFKKVTPVRAEDPYRGEFGAVTGDQVVCP
- a CDS encoding glycosyltransferase family 2 protein, yielding MNATPAVSVIMPVLNEERHLRNSVRHILEQEYDGEMEVVIALGPSTDRTDEIAAELVREDSRVHTVPNPTGRTPAALNAAIKASRHPIVVRVDGHGMLSANYIATAVRLLEETGAQNVGGIMHAEGENAWEDAVAAAMTSKVGVGNAAFHTGGDAAPAETVYLGVFRREALEQQGGYNEEFIRAQDWELNFRIREAGGLIWFSPELKVQYRPRPSVRALAKQYKDYGRWRHVVARYHQGSINLRYLAPPTAVCAIAAGIVVGATLTPWGFVVPAGYLAAITAGSVPAGKGLSLKARLQIPVALATMHMSWGYGFLTSPRSLANKVIASRRPAVKATV